One region of Syntrophobacterales bacterium genomic DNA includes:
- a CDS encoding DUF2892 domain-containing protein, which yields MKANVGGIDKWIRIILGVVIIVIGFLYKSWWGAVGLIPLLTGLFNYCGAYSLLGISTVKKAK from the coding sequence ATGAAAGCAAATGTGGGCGGGATTGATAAATGGATCAGAATTATTTTGGGAGTGGTGATTATTGTAATCGGGTTTCTTTACAAGAGCTGGTGGGGAGCTGTCGGCCTTATTCCCCTGCTGACCGGGCTTTTTAATTATTGCGGGGCGTACAGTTTGCTCGGCATCTCTACAGTAAAAAAGGCAAAATAA
- a CDS encoding carbon-nitrogen family hydrolase: MRIALVQMDVAYGDIEANHSKARAFIAEGLARGAELFVFPELWTTGYKLKDIADLSETLAGRTIAMLCRTARENNIAIVAGSIPELCDGKIYNTACAIGKDGRIVGRYRKIHLIGLMEEDLYLSPGQEQCTFPIDSTTAGLIICYDLRFPELSRALALTGARILFVCAEWPSVRGNHWRMLNIARAIENQIFVIAVNRVGRDPDNVFFGHSLAVDPWGEILVEGSETQEELLVVDIAPEFADNVRSRVPVFQDRRPACY, encoded by the coding sequence ATGAGAATTGCCCTTGTGCAGATGGATGTTGCCTATGGCGACATTGAGGCCAATCACTCGAAGGCCCGCGCCTTCATTGCGGAGGGGCTGGCCCGGGGCGCGGAGCTGTTCGTCTTTCCGGAATTATGGACTACCGGATACAAACTTAAAGATATAGCAGACTTGTCGGAGACGTTGGCGGGCAGGACGATAGCAATGCTCTGCCGGACAGCCCGGGAAAACAACATTGCTATCGTTGCCGGGTCGATTCCGGAGCTGTGCGACGGCAAGATTTACAATACCGCCTGCGCAATCGGCAAAGACGGACGGATAGTCGGCAGATACCGCAAGATCCACCTGATCGGCCTGATGGAAGAGGACCTCTATCTGTCTCCGGGCCAAGAACAGTGTACCTTTCCCATAGACTCAACAACTGCGGGGCTGATCATTTGCTACGATCTGCGCTTCCCCGAATTGTCGCGCGCTTTGGCCCTCACTGGCGCCCGGATTCTCTTCGTTTGCGCCGAATGGCCGTCGGTCCGGGGGAATCACTGGCGAATGCTGAACATAGCCCGGGCGATTGAAAACCAGATATTCGTTATTGCCGTCAACCGGGTCGGCCGTGATCCGGACAACGTCTTCTTCGGCCATTCTCTGGCGGTCGATCCCTGGGGCGAAATTCTTGTAGAAGGGTCGGAAACGCAAGAAGAATTGCTCGTCGTCGATATAGCTCCCGAATTTGCAGACAACGTCCGCAGTCGCGTCCCTGTTTTTCAGGACAGGCGCCCCGCCTGTTACTGA